A genomic stretch from Schistosoma haematobium chromosome 4, whole genome shotgun sequence includes:
- a CDS encoding hypothetical protein (EggNog:ENOG410VSIW~COG:T) translates to MTDAGESSRVILIPIDGSDHCDRAFRWYLENMKRDTDCITFVHVIEPVYNTPAIGMTMESPPIPDMTRVMEESIEQGKKLGQKYMHEAKSHKLNAKAFLHVDTKPGSSLVKAISDHKANVILMGNRGLGAIRRTFLGSVSDYVLHHAHIPVVIVPPQERQ, encoded by the coding sequence atgactGATGCTGGCGAGTCATCTCGTGTGATTTTGATCCCGATTGATGGCAGTGATCATTGTGATCGAGCATTTCGTTGGTACTTGGAAAATATGAAACGTGACACTGACTGCATAACATTTGTACACGTAATAGAGCCAGTTTATAACACTCCAGCCATTGGAATGACAATGGAATCTCCTCCAATACCTGACATGACACGAGTTATGGAAGAAAGCATTGAACAAGGTAAAAAGCTTGGTCAGAAGTATATGCACGAAGCTAAAAGTCACAAGCTCAATGCTAAGGCGTTTTTACATGTTGATACCAAACCTGGTAGCTCTCTGGTAAAAGCAATTTCAGACCATAAGGCAAACGTTATTCTGATGGGCAATCGTGGTCTTGGAGCTATTCGTCGTACATTCTTGGGGAGTGTTAGCGATTATGTACTTCACCACGCTCATATTCCCGTAGTTATCGTCCCACCTCAAGAGAGGCAGTAA